The Rhodopirellula islandica genome includes a region encoding these proteins:
- a CDS encoding polysaccharide pyruvyl transferase family protein translates to MLVENSTWNNIGDGFYQFSLYYMLKSVFADADIAMLEGPIERAFRPRNFKDNAFKLNLIQEADLFVLSGPIMSVSFIEEYGGLIKKIIASGKKYCLLSVHGNGKAQKENLDFLSRYSPVAFSSRDPQTYELYKDCCGKSLNGVCAASLVSKTCPVADICESERYVTVSFYEAFEPPIEAGEDGAIHAPRKRIEKERHWKWMRHLEWMRRYPSDIDGVKIIRPVHDIGYKFSHLNFAKPNSFLSYNPLSYLSLYKQTELTVSNRVHAVLPTLSFGNPAVYYGTTARNGVFERLGIDLRYGCEIRVPQATLDKEFFVMTQFLESSLGEHL, encoded by the coding sequence GTGCTCGTTGAAAACTCAACGTGGAACAATATAGGTGATGGTTTCTATCAATTCAGTTTGTACTACATGCTCAAGAGCGTATTTGCTGACGCTGATATTGCTATGCTAGAGGGGCCGATCGAACGAGCTTTTCGCCCGCGGAATTTTAAAGACAACGCTTTTAAACTGAACCTGATACAGGAGGCCGATTTATTTGTCTTGTCCGGTCCCATTATGTCCGTATCTTTTATTGAGGAATATGGTGGGCTAATTAAAAAGATAATTGCAAGCGGAAAGAAGTACTGTCTTCTGAGTGTCCACGGAAACGGAAAGGCACAAAAGGAGAACCTGGATTTTCTGTCCAGGTACTCTCCGGTGGCTTTTTCATCCCGGGATCCCCAGACCTACGAACTGTATAAGGACTGTTGCGGGAAATCTCTGAACGGAGTTTGCGCTGCATCCCTGGTTTCCAAGACATGTCCAGTTGCAGATATCTGTGAGTCAGAGCGTTACGTCACCGTCAGTTTCTACGAAGCCTTTGAGCCTCCAATTGAGGCTGGTGAAGACGGGGCAATACATGCACCGCGGAAGCGTATTGAGAAAGAGCGTCACTGGAAATGGATGCGGCATCTTGAATGGATGCGAAGGTACCCATCGGATATAGATGGTGTGAAGATCATACGTCCTGTGCATGATATTGGCTATAAGTTTTCGCACCTCAATTTCGCGAAGCCAAATAGCTTTCTGTCCTACAATCCACTGTCGTATCTTTCGTTGTATAAGCAAACCGAGCTTACGGTTTCAAATAGAGTGCATGCTGTTTTGCCGACGCTTTCGTTTGGGAATCCTGCCGTGTACTATGGAACGACGGCAAGAAACGGAGTGTTTGAGCGTCTTGGCATCGACCTTCGCTATGGCTGTGAGATACGGGTTCCTCAAGCGACTCTCGATAAAGAGTTCTTTGTTATGACTCAATTCCTCGAAAGCTCGCTGGGAGAACATCTCTGA
- the gmd gene encoding GDP-mannose 4,6-dehydratase, producing MKKALITGVTGQDGSYLAELLLEKGYEVHGIKRRASSFNTQRVDHIYQSPHAKDARFKLHYGDLTDTSNLTRIMQEVQPDEVYNLGAQSHVAVSFESPEYTADVDGLGTLRLLEAIRFLGLEEKTRFYQASTSELFGLVQEIPQKETTPFYPRSPYAAAKMYAYWITVNYRESYGMYACNGILFNHESPRRGETFVTRKITRGMANIAQGLEPCLYLGNMDALRDWGHAKDYVRMQWMMLQQEVAEDFVIATGKQITVREFVRMSAEQAGMEVEFSGEGVDEIATVTKITDSEKAPAISVGDIIVKVDPRYFRPAEVETLLGDPAKAKEKLGWECEITVEEMCAEMVVSDLDIARRHALLKQHGHSVHVAAE from the coding sequence ATGAAAAAAGCGCTCATCACCGGCGTGACCGGCCAAGACGGTTCCTACCTCGCGGAGCTGTTGCTGGAAAAAGGCTACGAAGTCCACGGGATCAAACGCCGCGCGTCCTCCTTCAACACACAGCGTGTCGATCACATTTACCAGTCGCCTCATGCCAAAGACGCTCGCTTCAAGCTGCACTACGGCGACCTGACCGACACCAGCAACCTGACCCGGATCATGCAAGAGGTCCAGCCCGACGAGGTGTACAACTTGGGGGCCCAATCCCACGTCGCGGTCTCGTTCGAATCCCCCGAGTACACCGCCGACGTCGACGGCTTGGGCACCTTGAGATTGCTGGAAGCGATCCGGTTCCTGGGGCTGGAGGAGAAGACCCGGTTCTATCAAGCCAGCACGTCGGAGTTGTTCGGTTTGGTGCAGGAGATCCCGCAAAAGGAAACCACGCCGTTTTACCCTCGCTCACCTTACGCGGCCGCGAAGATGTACGCGTACTGGATCACGGTCAACTACCGTGAGTCCTACGGGATGTATGCCTGCAACGGGATTTTGTTCAACCATGAGAGCCCCCGTCGCGGCGAAACGTTTGTGACCCGCAAGATCACTCGCGGGATGGCCAACATTGCTCAGGGCCTCGAGCCCTGCCTGTACCTCGGCAACATGGACGCGCTCAGGGATTGGGGCCACGCCAAGGACTACGTTCGAATGCAGTGGATGATGTTGCAGCAAGAGGTGGCCGAAGACTTTGTGATCGCGACTGGCAAGCAGATCACCGTCCGTGAATTCGTCCGCATGTCCGCGGAGCAAGCTGGGATGGAAGTCGAATTCAGTGGGGAGGGTGTCGACGAGATCGCCACCGTCACCAAGATCACTGATTCAGAAAAAGCCCCCGCGATCTCCGTGGGCGACATCATTGTCAAAGTCGACCCCCGCTACTTCCGTCCTGCCGAAGTCGAGACCCTGCTCGGCGATCCTGCCAAAGCGAAAGAAAAGCTCGGCTGGGAATGCGAGATCACCGTCGAAGAAATGTGTGCCGAAATGGTCGTAAGCGACCTCGACATCGCCCGGCGACATGCCTTGCTCAAGCAGCATGGGCACAGCGTTCATGTAGCGGCAGAGTAA
- a CDS encoding four helix bundle protein produces MSYEDLDVWRRSARLSATLYQQTKDLRDFGFRDQLTRSGLSVPSNIAEGYERDSDKEIARFLTYAKGSAGELRTQILIGIEAGYIEKPDGQQWADEALQLGRILGALIQRHKRE; encoded by the coding sequence GTGTCCTACGAAGACCTTGACGTCTGGCGACGCTCGGCTCGGCTTTCGGCGACGCTCTATCAGCAAACGAAAGACTTGCGGGACTTTGGTTTTCGAGACCAGCTCACTCGGAGTGGACTTTCAGTCCCGTCCAACATCGCCGAGGGCTATGAGCGAGACAGCGACAAAGAGATTGCGAGATTCTTGACCTACGCCAAAGGTTCGGCTGGCGAACTCCGAACGCAGATCCTGATCGGAATCGAAGCCGGTTACATTGAAAAGCCCGACGGTCAACAATGGGCAGACGAAGCCCTGCAGCTCGGCCGAATACTGGGGGCATTGATTCAACGACACAAAAGAGAGTAG
- a CDS encoding sugar transferase, with translation MSAIALDDSTDSGVVHADVPPSRVVMRHAEHARPRPAGQSQRISTPVAIQMGRLQAWYDVRTTLPLLVADMIAAAAAAGLSILAGIGTGSLAGTWFAVAVVTLSVMLHHMHGLYPGVGITYSVEFRRILKTTVEVCVALGLGMLFTTGLLEFPWLGWSVLSVSLCFLLSAVRPMMRRWLCQFQWWTQPVIVVGNGERAARLFERVSGAKTEGVRPVGIVFDPMPHWDSDRHESGVADTRQSMQREMQWCQSIAQRAGGDHRVHIGPIGALEEILQDAQACRVVIAERNRAARNAFQQFHGIPHVAIPTEIERHPTERVRLIEADGKIEMHCRTTLTCPKAQVVKRAMDLILVIGSMPFWLPVMAAIGVAIKVMDPGPVFYCQSRVGRYRKPFQAMKFRSMVCNADEKLREYLDTRPEMKAEWEATHKLRNDPRITWIGDFLRKSSLDELPQLWNVLRGEMSLVGPRPIIDCGNYDREYIQEHPEVFEMYQMVRPGITGLWQVSGRNDTSYQQRIHFDRYYLHNWSVTGDIFILWRTIKTALFREGAC, from the coding sequence ATGAGCGCCATCGCGTTAGACGATTCGACCGATTCCGGTGTGGTTCACGCGGATGTGCCGCCGAGCCGCGTGGTCATGCGGCATGCGGAGCATGCTCGCCCCCGCCCGGCTGGCCAGTCCCAACGGATCAGCACCCCGGTTGCGATTCAGATGGGCCGGCTGCAAGCCTGGTACGACGTTCGGACGACGCTGCCCTTGCTGGTGGCGGACATGATCGCCGCCGCCGCCGCCGCTGGTTTGTCGATTCTGGCCGGGATCGGGACCGGTTCCCTGGCCGGGACTTGGTTTGCCGTCGCCGTGGTGACGCTCTCCGTGATGCTGCACCACATGCACGGTCTGTATCCCGGGGTCGGGATCACCTACTCGGTCGAATTCCGGCGGATTCTCAAAACCACGGTGGAAGTCTGCGTGGCCCTGGGGCTGGGGATGTTGTTCACAACCGGCCTGTTGGAATTCCCTTGGCTGGGATGGTCGGTCCTGAGTGTTTCATTGTGCTTCCTGCTCAGCGCCGTCCGGCCAATGATGCGACGCTGGTTGTGTCAGTTTCAGTGGTGGACCCAGCCCGTGATTGTGGTTGGCAATGGCGAGCGGGCAGCGCGATTGTTCGAGCGTGTTTCGGGTGCCAAAACAGAAGGCGTCCGCCCCGTGGGAATCGTCTTCGATCCGATGCCGCACTGGGATTCCGATCGCCACGAAAGCGGTGTTGCCGACACGCGGCAATCGATGCAGCGAGAGATGCAGTGGTGTCAATCCATCGCCCAGCGGGCCGGCGGCGACCACCGCGTCCACATTGGGCCAATCGGCGCCCTCGAAGAAATCCTACAAGACGCGCAGGCGTGCCGCGTCGTGATCGCAGAACGCAATCGAGCTGCCCGCAACGCGTTCCAGCAGTTCCATGGCATCCCGCATGTCGCAATTCCAACCGAGATCGAACGGCATCCCACCGAGCGAGTCCGCTTGATCGAAGCCGACGGCAAGATCGAAATGCACTGCCGGACGACGCTGACCTGCCCGAAAGCGCAAGTCGTCAAGCGAGCGATGGATTTGATTCTGGTGATCGGTTCGATGCCATTCTGGTTGCCCGTAATGGCCGCGATCGGTGTGGCGATCAAGGTCATGGATCCTGGCCCCGTTTTTTACTGCCAATCGCGAGTGGGGCGTTATCGAAAACCATTCCAAGCCATGAAGTTTCGCAGCATGGTTTGCAACGCCGATGAGAAGTTGCGGGAGTACCTCGACACACGGCCGGAGATGAAAGCCGAGTGGGAAGCGACTCACAAATTGCGAAACGATCCACGGATCACATGGATCGGTGATTTCCTTCGCAAATCCAGCCTGGACGAGTTGCCGCAGCTTTGGAATGTGCTGCGTGGTGAGATGAGTCTGGTCGGCCCCCGGCCGATCATCGACTGCGGCAACTACGACCGGGAGTACATCCAGGAGCACCCCGAGGTGTTCGAGATGTACCAAATGGTCCGCCCCGGAATCACGGGGCTGTGGCAAGTCAGCGGCCGCAACGACACCTCGTACCAGCAGCGAATCCACTTCGATCGGTATTACCTCCACAACTGGTCCGTCACCGGAGACATCTTCATCCTCTGGCGAACCATCAAAACCGCCCTCTTTCGGGAGGGGGCGTGTTAA